GACCCCGACCACCGTTCCGCCGCACGAGGCGACCAGCTCGCGGGTGGCGGCCACGGTGCCGCCGGTGGCCAGGACGTCGTCGACCAGCAGCACCCGGTCGCCGGGGCTGATCGCGTCCTGGTGCAGCTCCAGGGTCGCGGACGCGTACTCCAGGTCGTAGGAGACCTGGTGCGTCGCGCGGGGCAGCTTGCCGACCTTGCGCACCGGCACGAAGCCGGCCCCCAGGGCGAGCGCCACCGGGGCCGCGAGGATGAACCCGCGCGCCTCCATGCCGACGACCTTGTCGACCACCCCGTGCTCGGACTGGTCTAGACCGGCCTCGGCCAGGGCGGTGATGGTCTGCTCGAACGCGGTGTGGTCCGCGAGCAGGGGCGTGATGTCCTTGAAGATCACCCCGGGCTCGGGGTAGTCGGGCACGTCGACGACCAGCCGGGTCATCGCCTCGCGGGCGGCCACGGCAGCCGGAGAGACCACGCCTCAGGCTCCGGGGGTGGTCGGGCCGTTGAACCCGTCGTCCCCGGAGCGGGCCTCGTCGACGGAGGCCTGCTCGACCGAGGCCTGCTCGATCGCGGCCACGGCACCGCGGGCGACCTCGACGACGACGCCGTCGGCGATCTCGACCCGGACCCGGTCCTCGCTGGTCTCCCGGACGACGGCGAAGATCCCGGAGCTCAGCAGCACCCGGTCCCCCACCTTCAGCGCCGCCTGGAGCTTGGCGATCTCCTTCTGGCGCTTGCCGGCTGGACGGACGATCAGCAGCCAGAAGACCAGGGCGATGGCGACCAGGGGCAGGAACTCCACGAGATGACCTCTCGAACGGGGACGGTGTGCTCTCGTGAGTCTACGTCGCCCTACTCCTCGAAGAGGATTCCGTCGGCCGGGAGGGCGGCCGACGCAGGCAGCGGCAGGCCCAGGTGCTGCCAGGCCGCCGCCGTGGCCACCCGACCCCGGGGCGTGCGGGCCAGGAACCCCTGGCGCACCAGGAACGGCTCGGCCACCTCCTCCACCGTCTCCCGCTCCTCCCCCACGGCGACCGCCAGGGTGGAGACCCCGACCGGACCTCCGCCGAAGCGTCGGCACAGGACGTCGAGGACCGCGCGGTCCAGCCGGTCCAGGCCCAGCTCGTCGACCTCGTAGAGGTCCAGCGCGGCCCGGGCCACCTCGCGGCTCAGCACGCCGTCGGCGCGCACCTGCGCGTAGTCGCGGACCCGGCGC
The window above is part of the Nocardioides campestrisoli genome. Proteins encoded here:
- a CDS encoding adenine phosphoribosyltransferase, whose translation is MTRLVVDVPDYPEPGVIFKDITPLLADHTAFEQTITALAEAGLDQSEHGVVDKVVGMEARGFILAAPVALALGAGFVPVRKVGKLPRATHQVSYDLEYASATLELHQDAISPGDRVLLVDDVLATGGTVAATRELVASCGGTVVGVAVLMEIAVLDGRGSCDGVPLTVLQSV
- the yajC gene encoding preprotein translocase subunit YajC, translated to MEFLPLVAIALVFWLLIVRPAGKRQKEIAKLQAALKVGDRVLLSSGIFAVVRETSEDRVRVEIADGVVVEVARGAVAAIEQASVEQASVDEARSGDDGFNGPTTPGA